Proteins found in one Oncorhynchus mykiss isolate Arlee chromosome 3, USDA_OmykA_1.1, whole genome shotgun sequence genomic segment:
- the gad1a gene encoding glutamate decarboxylase 1 translates to MAASAPSSSGNEPDPNSTNLRPPGSSYDAWCGVAHGCSRKLGMKICGFLQKNNNLEEKIRSSKDLLDNSDRDSRFRRTETDFSNLFARDLLPAKNGEEPTMQFLLEVVDILTNYVRKTFDRSTKVLDFHHPHQLLEGMEGFNLELSDQPESLEQILVDCRDTLKYGVRTGHPRFFNQLSTGLDIIGLSGEWLTSTANTNMFTYEIAPVFVLMEQLTLKKMREIIGWPDGEGDGIFSPGGAISNMYSVMIARYKFFPEVKTKGMTAAPRLVLFTSEHSHYSIKKASAALGFGTENLILLSTDERGRVIPADLEAKVIDAKARGCVPMFVNATAGSTVYGAFDPIHELADICEKYNMWLHVDGAWGGGLLMSRKHRHKLCGVERANSVTWNPHKMMGVPLQCSAILVRERGVLSGCNSMCAGYLFQPDKQYDVSYDTGDKAIQCGRHVDIFKFWLMWKAKGTIGFEQHIDKCLDLSHYLYTKIKGREGYQMVFDGEPQHTNVCFWYLPPGIRDMPDGQEKREKLHKVAPKIKALMMESGTTMVGYQPQGDKVNFFRMVISNPAATRSDIDFLTDEIERLGQDL, encoded by the exons ATGGCGGCGTCTGCACCTTCCTCGTCTGGCAACGAACCGGATCCCAACTCGACAAATTTACGACCACCAGGCTCAA GCTATGACGCTTGGTGTGGAGTTGCTCACGGATGTTCTAGAAAATTGGGAATGAAGATATGTG GATTTTTGCAGAAGAACAACAACCTCGAGGAGAAGATTAGATCGTCGAAGGACCTGCTGGATAACAGCGACAGGGATTCCCGTTTCAGACGCACGGAGACGGACTTTTCCAATCTATTTGCTAGAG ATTTATTACCAGCTAAAAATGGAGAGGAGCCAACTATGCAGTTTTTGTTGGAGGTGGTGGATATTCTCACAAACTACGTCCGGAAGACCTTCGACAGATCCACCAAGGTCCTGGACTTCCACCACCCCCACCAGCTGCTGGAAGGCATGGAGGGCTTCAACCTGGAGCTATCTGACCAACCTGAATCTCTGGAGCAGATCCTGGTGGACTGTAGGGATACCCTGAAATACGGAGTGAGAACAG GTCACCCCAGGTTTTTCAATCAGCTCTCTACCGGCTTAGACATCATTGGCTTGTCAGGAGAATGGCTCACCTCCACTGCAAACACTAACAT GTTCACCTATGAGATTGCCCCAGTCTTCGTGCTCATGGAACAGCTGACGCTGAAGAAGATGAGGGAGATCATTGGCTGGCCTGATGGAGAGGGCGATGGGATATTCTCACCAG GTGGAGCGATATCCAACATGTACAGTGTGATGATCGCCCGCTACAAGTTCTTCCCTGAAGTCAAGACCAAAGGCATGACTGCTGCCCCCAGACTGGTGCTCTTCACCTCTGAGCAT AGCCACTACTCTATAAAGAAAGCCAGTGCTGCTCTGGGCTTTGGAACAGAAAACCTGATCCTGTTGAGCACAGATGAGAG AGGGAGAGTCATTCCCGCTGATTTGGAAGCCAAGGTCATCGATGCCAAGGCGAGG GGTTGTGTCCCAATGTTCGTGAACGCTACAGCTGGTTCCACAGTGTATGGAGCATTCGATCCCATCCACGAGCTTGCAGACATCTGCGAGAAATACAACATGTGGTTACATGTGGAT GGTGCGTGGGGAGGAGGCCTACTGATGTCCAGGAAGCACAGGCACAAGCTGTGTGGTGTAGAGAG GGCCAACTCGGTCACCTGGAACCCTCACAAGATGATGGGTGTGCCACTGCAGTGTTCTGCCATTCTGGTCAGAGAGAGG GGAGTTTTATCAGGCTGCAACTCCATGTGCGCTGGCTACCTCTTCCAACCAGACAAACAGTACGATGTATCGTACGACACGGGGGACAAGGCCATCCAGTGTGGACGACATGTAGATATCTTCAAATTCTGGCTCATGTGGAAAGCGAAG GGAACAATAGGGTTTGAACAGCACATCGACAAGTGTTTGGACCTCTCGCATTATCTCTACACTAAAATAAAGGGTCGCGAGGGCTATCAGATGGTGTTCGATGGAGAG CCCCAGCACACGAATGTCTGCTTCTGGTACCTTCCGCCAGGCATTCGTGACATGCCCGATGgtcaggagaagagggagaagttgCATAAG GTGGCCCCCAAGATCAAGGCGTTGATGATGGAGTCTGGAACTACCATGGTGGGCTACCAGCCTCAGGGAGACAAGGTCAACTTTTTCCGAATGGTCATCTCCAATCCTGCCGCCACCAGGTCAGATATCGACTTCTTGACCGATGAGATTGAGAGACTGGGGCAG